The genomic window GTGTTTCCCCTAGTGAATTCACTTACTCAATCCTTATAGATGGTTATTGTAAAACGAATAGAGTAGAGAAAGCTCTGTTGCTGCTTGAGGAGATGGATGAGAAAGGTTTTCCACCTTGTCCTGCAGCGTATTGCAGCCTCATAAACGCTCTTGGAAAGGCGAAAAGATATGAAGCAGCGAATGAGCTATTTAAGgaactaaaagaaaacttcGGCAATGTAAGTTCTCGAGTATACGCTGTGATGATCAAACATTTTGGGAAATGCGGGAAGCTCAGCGAAGCTGTAGATCTCTTCAATGAGATGAAGAACCAAGGAAGTGGTCCCGATGTTTATGCCTACAACGCCCTCATGTCAGGAATGGTAAAGGCTGGTATGATCAACGAAGCTAATTCCTTGCTTAGAAAGATGGAAGAAAACGGTTGCAGGGCCGATATAAACTCGCATAATATCATCCTCAATGGATTTGCTAGAACAGGTGTGCCGAGACGGGCTATAGAAATGTTTGAAACTATAAAGCATTCTGGTATTAAGCCTGATGGTGTCACTTATAATACTCTTCTTGGATGCTTTGCACATGCTGGAATGTTTGAGGAGGctgcaagaatgatgagagagatgaaagataAAGGCTTTGAGTATGATGCCATCACTTACTCATCTATACTTGACGCTGTTGGCAATGTGGATCATGAAAAAGATGATGTTTCATCTTTCTAAGATTTGATTTATCTAAtatgaataacaaaaagaaaaaaaagtagaagcTGAAAAATTACTACACTGTTCCATTTCTTACACACATAGTATAGTGCTAGTTGAAATGTATAAACACTTGAATCTAAAATTGAGTACAAGAAAGAAGCTCAACTataattaagtttgaaaacTTTAGAAGACACAACAAATCTAGCAGAAAAAGACTTAGAAGACACATCAGGATCTTCATGATATGCGATAGTTCCATCATTCTCGAAGTTTAGGGAATAAGTGAAAGGATCATAACGAACACGATGATCAAAAATcttatttatcttcttttgattcatcatcaatatcttcCTCCATATCAATCTCCATTTTGagatcttcttcaatctcaaaaCATCTTCAGATAGATCTTTGATCCGATCGTAACTACAAGACTTGGAACAACACATTAGGTGTTTCTTGTCGATACCTGAACTGCATAGCACCATTAGAGCAGATGAAAATACACTTTGGACAAcagaattataaatttaaggATACTGATTTTTTGGGTGATATGTTGTGGCTTGTATTGAATAGTGGTTACGATCTTTATGATAGGATGTGAAGAATGATTTGTTTAATTGCATATAAAAGTTTAAGTATCATTCTTGTTACAACTTGCTTATCCTGCAATGTGatgcatatattttaattacccgtatatcatattattagtagatattttctcttataaaGCAATTTAAAACTAGAAATCATTTGAGATATACAATTAATGGCTATCCATTGAATTTAGGGGCAATGTGTATGTTggcatataaaaaatattgcCGTTTTGTTTATACGTTacacaaattgttttaattgGCCAGTGAGTAGATTGTCTATATCATATGACATATAATCTACTGTAACACAGCAATATATTAAATGGGATGATTAAACACTGAACAGGTAAGATCAatacataaagaaaaatttagcAGATTGGATCTACAAACCAAATTCGCATCTGATTTgttaagaaacaaatgataatCTACTGTAATTGTTTATAGTAATCTTAATATATGTGATTCAATAAGTgagttttaataatattttttaaaacatcttGCAACATGGAGAATATTTGAACATTGAAATTTTCGTGATTTcatgctgtttttttttgaccTTTTAGatataaacatacaaaaataatcaaatctcatATATACTCATATAGTTTTGGAATGCCAGTACGGGTTGACATTTGGACCCTGAATGGATGCTGATTTTTGATTCAGTTTTtgagtttagattttagtttatagattttagattttagttttaaatttttgttattatatatttttgtttaaaaaatcccaaaaatttgttttttggtttttgagaaaaataacgCTGATTAATAAGTAAAAAGtagattttctaaattttaacaaaagtaaaaaactaaaatcatgaatGAAAAACTacaataaaatagttttactAAATTGTaggaaaaccaaaatttttactaaattgtagaaaaaccaaaattttaaaatcttaattattatgaaaataaatttttaaaaaacaaaaaccaaaaactcaaacaaaatctacaaaacattCGAGGCCTTGGTTtctaaaaaacattttgtaatgAAAATCACCAAACAAGTCATCATAGCCCATATTTAGAGCCTGGCTAGGTTTTGACTGTGATGCTCATTATTGGCCCATCATCACATTGGTTTTCACTAATTCCATCGCCGATGAAGTTGTGATCTTTCCCGATCACCGGATATCTGTAAAAGTTGCTGAGGTAAAAGGAAAGTTTTTTTGAAGGTCGCATAGTATCCATTTAGAGGATCGGCGATAGTAAAAGACAGTAACCAAAACCCTTAATATCTATTACATCGATTCGCGTTGAAAAGCAATGACGAAGCTATCTGATCTTCCCGGAGATTTGCTGGAGGAGATTCTTTCTAGGGTTCCGGTGACATCATCGAGAGCATTGCGATCTACTTGCAGAAAGTGGAACACTTTATCTAAAAATGAGAGCTTTACTAAGAATCGCATTACTCAAGTATATTCATCAGCAGTTAGAAGAGAAGGGTGATCTTCAGGCGATTGTCTTGTTAAAGTATAGTCTTTATTCGATGAGCGTCAATATCCATGGACTTCATAACGACTTTGCTCCATCTATAACGTCTAGAGGTAATCGATTTTACGGCAGAGAGAATTGGACCGCGTCTGCCTCTGCCTTTTGAGTCTTAATTGTGAAGATACTGTGACTCTATCTAGTGTTAGAGAAGAGCAGCTTGAGGTGTTGTTTCAGAACTGTCATACTCTTGAGATGGAGATTTGGGTTACGACCAACATTGAGCCCAATGCAATGTCCTGGAGCAAGTTCTTATAGTTGTTTTTGATGAAGACAAAAATGTATCAAAAACCAATCGCAACACAGCTTACTTCATTGGTGTGAATGGTAACTTCAGAGAAGTGGATCTCGGAGAAATTACAACAGTCAGAGTGATTTTTCCGCATGCCTTCTGTTATGTTCCAAGTTCTATGCTTACTTGTTTTCCTAATCGGTTCCAGGACTCATCTCCTTTGGCACCAGCTATGCTTGAAGAGTTTCCGGTGAGATATACAGTTTTCTCGATTCTTTTCTATTCAGTTATGTTACAAACTAAAGTCTGATTCTTGTATTCTTTCCTACCattaaaccaataaaattgTCTCCTTACCAAtaattggttattattttgtgCTCCCACAGTGTTTTCCTATTCGATCAATACAAGAGCGTTTGGATTATTGGTTTggcttttatttctttctacaaaatgattctgatttaattatattaatatctGGGGATTTATGAATCTGGTGGAAGACTTTTTGTCtacatgaaaaagaaaaaaaacaaatctgtttCTCCTCCTTTGTTGGGAGCAATTTGCTTTCTGTTTCTTAGGTAAGTCCCTTTTAAATCCTACTTGGGTGTTATATTCTCCCAACAGAAATAAGTTGTtcgataaaaataaaaaccaagtTGCTGCAGTGCAATGGTTTTGCTCGAGAACATGGCGTCTGGTTCTGTTATGTGTCTTGTTTTGGGTAATTTTGGCATGAAAGAGTCAACTTTCAGTTTGTGGTCATTGTCAGCATCACTTTCTTGGTAAATTTTTGTGTAACAGCTGTAGCTCGGAAACTTCAACGGACAAGACTTCAAATTTGTCCCCCAGCGTTGTTGACTTGGACTTCTGAGTTAGACTTGACCATAACGAGATATGTCTTCTTGAAAAACACTTTTGAGAGGTATATAATTCCAAATTATCATCTTCCAAGTTTCAGAAAATCTGAAATTATGTGGTCAAATTGCATCTTTCTCactctttttactttttatctCTTCTTAGGACAATCATGCTGTCAAACAGATACCCTACTGCAGGGTCAGTACTTGAAAGATGGGCAAGAGCTCGTTTCAGCTTTCAATATCTTCAAACTCAAGTTTTTCAACTTCGAGAATTCAAGCAACTGGTATCTTGGAATTTGGTACAACAATTTTTATCTTAGTGGTGGTAATAAGAAGTATGGTGATATCAAGGACAAAGCTGTTTGGATTGCTAACCGTAACAATCCAGTTTTGGGACGCTCTGGAAGCCTCACAGTGGACTCTCTTGGCCGATTGAGGATTTTAAGAGGAGCATCAAGCCTGCTTGAGCTAAGCTCTACGGAAACCACAGGAAACACAACCCTTAAGCTGTTGGATTCTGGAAATCTTCAGCTCCAAGAGATGGATTCTGATGGATCGATGAAGCGGACGTTGTGGCAAAGTTTTGATTATCCAACAGATACTCTTCTTCCGGGGATGAAACTGGGTTTCAATGTCAAGACCGGAAAGAGATGGGAACTGACATCATGGCTAGGTGATACTTTACCCGCTTCTGGATCTTTTGTCTTTGGGATGGATGATAATATTACAAACCGGTTGACCATCTTGTGGCTTGGTAACGTGTATTGGGCAAGTGGGCTCTGGTTTAAGGGTGGCTTTTCGTTGGAGAAATTAAACACGAACggtttcatcttctccttcgttTCAACCGAAAGTGaacattattttatgtattCAGGTGATGAGAACTATGGTGGACCATTATTTCCTAGGATAAGGATAGACCAACAAGGCAGTTTGCAGAAAATTAACCTTGATGGAGTGAAAAAGCATGTCCATTGTTCTCCTTCTGTGTTTGGTGAAGAGCTTGAATATGGTTGTTACCAACAAAATTTCAGGAATTGTGTGCCCGCACGTTACAAAGAGGTAACCGGGAGTTGGGATTGTTCGCCGTTTGGGTTTGGTTACACTTACACCAGGAAGACATACGATTTGAGTTATTGCTCGCGCTTTGGTTATACTTTCAGAGAGACTGTATCCCCTTCCGCAGAAAATGGATTTGTATTCAATGAGATTGGTAGAAGATTAAGCTCATATGATTGCTATGTTAAGTGTCTCCAAAATTGTTCTTGTGTTGCCTATGCTTCAACCAATGGGGATGGTACGGGCTGCGAGATCTGGAATACAGATCCTACCAACGAAAATTCAGCTTCTCATCATCCcagaactatatatattcgtATTAAAGGTTCAAAACTcgtgaaaatatattatctgcctttttattattaagtGTTCCCATACTGCAGCATTTCTATTTGAATACTAAGTTTTCTGAAATACAGGAGTTGTGGTAGACCAAGGGAACGAAAAGGCGGCAACTTGGTTAGTTGTTGTGGCATCACTATTTCTAATAATACCTGTGACTTGGTTGATCATCTATCTTGTTTTGaggaaatttaaaataaaggGTACAAATTTTGTATCAGAATCACTCAAAATGATTTCTTCTCAATCATGTTCTCTTACTAACAAGTTCACCACCTTCTTTTTGCGTATTTGATCCAGTAACTGTTATATTTCGCGGaattttctactttttatGGGGAAAAGTCATTCCACAGAGTAAGGCTCAGCTGAATAACTTTTGTTTAGTTATGTATGGAAAATGTCCATGTTGGATCAGGAACTGTGTTTGTGATGTTTGGTATTTTATTTAGTGATTGGTTACATACGGAGGAGGCTTTCAACACTGAGAGTTGGTTCAACAATAGACCAAGAAATGCTACTACTTGAGTTGGGGATTGAAAGGAGACGCCGAGGCAAGAGAAGTGCAaggaataataataatgagcTTCAGATCTTTAGCTTTGAAAGTGTCGCTTTTGCAACAGATTACTTCTCTGATGCAAACAAGCTCGGTGAAGGAGGTTTTGGTCCTGTATATAAGGTAGTTCAGATTCTTCAGATTTTGATATTAACTTAAGCAGACTTTGATGTATCCGCTACTCTCTTGAAGGGGAGGCTAATAGATGGGGAGGAAGTGGCTATCAAAAGGCTATCATTAGCATCCGGGCAAGGATTAGTGGAGTTCAAGAACGAAGCTATGCTTATTGCAAAACTTCAACACACAAATCTTGTCAAGTTGCTAGGATGCTGCGTCGAGAAGGATgagaaaatgttgatttaCGAATACATGCCCAACAAGAGCCTTGACTACTTCCTCTTTGGTGAGCCTTCATTAAAAGGCTAAGAATCTATATAACCCATCTGAAAAATGTCTCAACTCTGTGTAGATCCCTTGAGGAAAATTGTTCTGGATTGGAAGCTGCGGTTTAGGATCATGGAAGGGATAATTCAAGGGCTTTTGTACCTTCATAAGTACTCGAGATTGAAAGTAATACACAGAGACATCAAAGCCGGCAACATTTTGCTGGACGAGGATATGAACCCCAAAATATCTGATTTTGGAATGGCTCGGATATTTGGAGCCCAAGAATCCAAAGCCAACACGAAAAGAGTTGCTGGCACATTGTAAGTGAAGAGTGACTAGAAACAAGGAGAAGATTCTCTGATCATTTTATAGACTTTCTTGTGTTGATATTATTTGTAGTGGCTATATGTCTCCAGAGTACTTCAGAGAGGGATTATTCTCGGCGAAATCAGATGTGTTCAGCTTCGGGGTTCTAATGCTCGAAATCATTTGTGGAAGGAAAAACAATAGCTTCCACCATGACTCAGAAGGACCTCTGAATCTCATAGTCCATGTAATGCTCTCATATGTTAATATTCTCAGCTTGCCTTCTTTTGTCCATGCATCTctgaaactctgtttttttcaggTGTGGAATCTGTTTAAAGAGAACCGAGTTCGCGAGGTGATTGATCCATCTTTGGGAGATTCTGCAGTTGAGAACCCTCAAGTGTTGAGATGCGTTCAAGTTGCTCTGTTGTGTGTACAACAAAACGCAGACGATAGACCAAGTATGTTAGACGTTGTGTCCATGATATACGGTGATGGAAACAACGCTCTTTCTTTGCCTAAAGAGCCAGCTTTCTATGATGGTCCCCCGAGAAGCTCGCCGGAGATGGAAGTTGAGCCACCGGAGATGGAAAATGTATCGGCAAATAGAGTTACAATCACAGTGATGGAAGCAAGATGAGCTactgaatttgaagaaaactGATTGATAATGGAATAATGATGACTGATCGTATGTGAATCTCATTGTTTACTATAAACGTTTTACTTCTAGTTGGATAATGGCATTATGATGACTGATCGTATAAGATTCAAAGTATCGTTTTCTCGTTCTGTCACTCGCTTATGAATTTGAATACAAAATTAGACATTTCACGTGGACATGATTCTGTGGCGCGGAGTGATCGCGCGAATTCACGCctactactatatatatatatatatatgatcacgCAGAACAGAATCAAATATCTGAAACTCGAAGAAACAGAGGTTCctcttgtgtttttgttttgggattAAGGAAGCTATTTCTGTTCTCTTCGAGTTTCAGGTCTAGCCCTAACCCTAAAATTCAGCCATGTCTTCCAAGCAAGGTTATTATTTTCCTTCTCCTCTCATCTCTGTTATCTTGGTTCGAATCAATCGTTTTGATCTGTCTATATCTTGCTTTCacatttttgtgtttacatGTGCTTGCTATTTTATATGATCTCATGAATTCATCGATCGATCAGCTGATTTATTAATCTTGTGTGCTCTTAACGCATCGAAAATTCATCAACCTTGTCATTTGAATTTATATGGTTCCTTATGGAATCCAACATTTTCTGCAAAATGAAATATGATTTCAGGAGGGAAATTGAAGCCTTTGAAGCAGCCCAAGTCTGGTAAGAAGGAGTACGATGAGGTATGATAGCAATTGTACCCTTGCCTTTTTCTTTAGCTCAACGTTTTAAtggttttactctgtttcaaaTGTAGCACGATATGGAGTTAATgcagaaaaagaaggatgAAGAGAAGGTTAGTTTTCTCAATCTTAGTTTTGATTCATTGAAGGAGAAGGTGATTGCTGTTGATGATCTTGTTTATGTGATGAAAACAGGCACTTAAAGAACTCAGGGCCAAGGCTTCACAAAAAGGATCATTCGGAGGCTCAGGACTTAAGAAAAGTGGGAAGAAATAAGACTAAATCTGCCTCAATGTAATCCTATATCACcttatatatgtttgtcaATGTACCATGACTagtttataagttataaccatTAAAATCATGTTGCGATGTTGTAGAAGTAAATATAAATCTAAGACTTGTACCTCCTTCAAAAATTCTGCAACTTTTCATTGAGGTTTTAGTTGTTGCAAGTTTCGATTAAACCAAACGGATCATATGCACCAgcattaacaaaaaacaaccGATATTTTGagactcaaaaccaaaaaagattaCGACTTTAGAAGTCCCAAAAAGTTTGCAGCTTCGAACCTTTTCATCAAACACTGCCTTGGCCAAAGTCTTGAATCCTGTCACCACGAACATTTAAGCTCTCCATTGCATTCTCCAATCCAGAACTCATCTCAGCCAACACATGAGGATCATTGTAATGTTGAACAGCTTGAACAATGCTCCTAAGTTTCTTAAACGGATCAGGACCATCAAAAACCTCAGAACCCACAAAAACCCCATCACAACCTAGCTGCATCATCAAAGCTGCATCAGCAGGAGTCGTGATCCCACCTGATGCAAACTGAACAACCGGAACCCTACCCATCTGCTTAGTCTGAGCCACAAGATCATACGGTGCTGAAATCTTCTTAGCAAACGTGAacacctcatcatcatccatgtTGTTCAAGACTCTAACTTCACCCATCAATGACCTAACGTTCTTCACAGTCTCTGCAATGTTACCTGTTGCGGTTAAATCTCCTTGGATCCTAATCATAGCAGCACCTTCTCTGATTCTCCTCAAAGCTTCTCCTGTATCACGGCAACCACAAATGAACGGAGATCGGAAATTatgtttgttgatgaaatgATCATCATCCGCAACAGAGATAATCTCGCTCTCGTCAATGTAATCAACCGCAAGAGATTCCAAGATCTGAGCCTCAACAAAATGACCAACGCGAGCTCGTGCCATCACAGGTACAGACACAGCTCGTTTTACCTCTTTGATGAGAACCGGATCCGGCATACGACGAACACCGCCGCGAGATCGAACCGGATCTGAGACGATTACAGAACATGCGCCGGCGGATTCAGCGAGCTTAGCTTGGTTAACCGAGGAAACTTCAACAATGGCGCCGCCACGAAGTACCTGAGCTAATCCGACCTTAACAGAGAACGGATGGTTTTTCTTCGCGTCGGTAATGGCTGTGCCGCTGTAGAGAGTAACAGCTCCTTGATCTTGATCCGTCATAGCTTGATCCGCCATTTTTAGGTTCTGTGAGTTTTTAGTAACAGAGAGCTTTTCGCCGGAGAAACGGTGTTTGTTAGTAACACGATCTGAGACGAGAACGAGAAAGCTGCGTTGAAGGTGAGGAGAAATATAGAGAGAacggagaagacgaagaagagtgTGGTTTGGTCTAGAAACTTCTGAGACTGTTCGTCACTGAGAAATGGTTAGGGTGGAATCGCAAAACGGCGTCGTATgcagaaaaaggaaactaaGTGGGCTTccatgatgatgattgatgaccCAAGTAGACggactttttctttatttttgtaagaGCCGTTGGATGTGAATAGAACACGTGGCGTAATCGTGTGTAATTCTCGTCCAAAGTATTTTGAAATGATTGTTTTGATGGACACgagtcaaagaagaaaacaaagcatgAAATATTTACGAAATAAAGGGAGTGGTACATCTAACAACTGTCTTACTTAGTGGCCCACCATGTTATAAATTGTCACGACACTAGACGACGTCGTTTGTAGTGCTCCTCACGTGTTTCAGGTTGTTGGTTCTATACATTTTTACAGTTTTGAAGCAATTAAATAATTGAGTACGTAAATCTTACTCTTCCCAACTGTCACTACCACTGAGGATGtttaatcatataaagttCTGAATCTTGTATGATTTGATATTATATTAGATGAGACAAAATCAGTCggcaaaataaaaagatggaagaaaaaagttcTTTTTTAAACCGTCATCACCGATTCACCATATATGGATGATGGTAAAAATGACTACAACGGTTTTGGATTGTTTGGCAGCTtgggaaacaaaaagattgtaGGAGGATGTAGTTTACTTTCATCTCTTACGTAATGTGAGTACGCGGGCATGATCCAGAGATTTATACGGTGCAGTTGGTTTTATGACATATggtaaagaaaatttgtttaacatcaaaaaatgTGGTGATCGTTTACTGATTTGTCTTCTATCAAATCAGGAAGCAAGGTCTATGAAGAAGGGCTACGAAAGTGGTGAATACACACAACGTCAAGCAACTACGGCAAAGGATCGAAGCATTGTCTAAGAGATTTAATTACGAAACTTCAAACTCAAAGTAACACGTAGTtgtaaaaacgttttttttggattggtaaaattttacattcattttttttaaaatgtggtGATGTTTTGCATGTGGGTGTAGATTTGAAAATACCAACGATTTGTTGTTGAGTTTTAGACACGAGTAAATAAATGGTGGGAAATCGATTAAACACACATATGAAGCGATGTATGAAAACGACATGcgaattttatataaacaaatatcagCTCATATTGACCCATGCGATCCCAAAATGAATGGAGAATGACGACGTCTGATCTGACCATATCATATGTATGGAAAAGACCATTTATGTTCAAGCTTCGAAATAAACTTGATGATATGATCTTCtctatgttttgatttggagTTGTTCGATTGCTCATTGAGAGagataattaataaatatggTGACACTTTCTCTCTTATTCGTCTTAGtcatatcatatattcatatctCATGTTGATTTGTTATTTT from Arabidopsis thaliana chromosome 3, partial sequence includes these protein-coding regions:
- a CDS encoding Translation machinery associated TMA7 (Translation machinery associated TMA7; CONTAINS InterPro DOMAIN/s: Translation machinery associated TMA7 (InterPro:IPR015157); BEST Arabidopsis thaliana protein match is: Translation machinery associated TMA7 (TAIR:AT1G15270.1); Has 382 Blast hits to 382 proteins in 132 species: Archae - 0; Bacteria - 0; Metazoa - 202; Fungi - 86; Plants - 65; Viruses - 0; Other Eukaryotes - 29 (source: NCBI BLink).); amino-acid sequence: MSSKQGGKLKPLKQPKSGKKEYDEHDMELMQKKKDEEKALKELRAKASQKGSFGGSGLKKSGKK
- the PDX1.2 gene encoding pyridoxine biosynthesis 1.2 (pyridoxine biosynthesis 1.2 (PDX1.2); FUNCTIONS IN: protein heterodimerization activity; INVOLVED IN: pyridoxal phosphate biosynthetic process, metabolic process; LOCATED IN: cytosol; EXPRESSED IN: 24 plant structures; EXPRESSED DURING: 11 growth stages; CONTAINS InterPro DOMAIN/s: Vitamin B6 biosynthesis protein (InterPro:IPR001852), Ribulose-phosphate binding barrel (InterPro:IPR011060); BEST Arabidopsis thaliana protein match is: Aldolase-type TIM barrel family protein (TAIR:AT5G01410.1); Has 3117 Blast hits to 3111 proteins in 1095 species: Archae - 240; Bacteria - 1784; Metazoa - 13; Fungi - 157; Plants - 173; Viruses - 0; Other Eukaryotes - 750 (source: NCBI BLink).), with translation MADQAMTDQDQGAVTLYSGTAITDAKKNHPFSVKVGLAQVLRGGAIVEVSSVNQAKLAESAGACSVIVSDPVRSRGGVRRMPDPVLIKEVKRAVSVPVMARARVGHFVEAQILESLAVDYIDESEIISVADDDHFINKHNFRSPFICGCRDTGEALRRIREGAAMIRIQGDLTATGNIAETVKNVRSLMGEVRVLNNMDDDEVFTFAKKISAPYDLVAQTKQMGRVPVVQFASGGITTPADAALMMQLGCDGVFVGSEVFDGPDPFKKLRSIVQAVQHYNDPHVLAEMSSGLENAMESLNVRGDRIQDFGQGSV